One Deinococcus humi genomic window carries:
- a CDS encoding DUF4395 domain-containing protein: MITSPPLRSTSGPAQTDLSALKFNQYTVIGVTVLALVSGVSVLTLLLGAVMLLGALRPELSPLRAAYRMFGRRLGLRPEVVAEDPRAHHFAQGVGGVFLIASSVSVLAGLPLLGLGLGLLVIALAGLNLSQKICVGCLLYFQYRRLRHAVLSR; the protein is encoded by the coding sequence ATGATTACCTCGCCTCCCCTCCGCAGCACTTCCGGCCCTGCCCAGACCGATCTGAGCGCGCTGAAGTTCAACCAGTACACGGTGATCGGGGTCACCGTGCTGGCGCTGGTGTCCGGTGTGAGTGTCCTGACCCTACTGCTGGGCGCGGTGATGCTGCTGGGCGCCCTGCGCCCGGAGCTCTCGCCGCTGCGGGCGGCTTACCGAATGTTCGGGCGGCGGCTGGGCCTGAGGCCTGAAGTCGTCGCTGAAGATCCCCGCGCCCACCACTTTGCGCAGGGCGTGGGTGGCGTGTTCCTGATCGCTTCCAGCGTGAGCGTGCTGGCCGGGTTGCCGCTGCTGGGCCTGGGGCTGGGGCTGCTGGTCATCGCCCTGGCGGGCCTGAACCTGAGCCAGAAGATCTGTGTGGGTTGTCTGCTGTACTTCCAGTATCGCCGCCTGCGTCATGCCGTCCTGAGCCGCTGA